The Haloarcula sp. DT43 genome includes a region encoding these proteins:
- a CDS encoding ATPase domain-containing protein — MSINDTPISQISTGVGGLDELLRGGFIQNRMYLVTGEPGTAKTTLGMHFLYEGLANDETVLYIHGEESAEELKTNAAQFGLDISAVEFLDLGPDSDFFTEDSSFDLVDSSDIDQECYTEVIHEAIEEIDPERVVIDPITQLRYLETSDYHYRKRILSFIRFLKKRGVTILATATLNTNEKASVDIRSLSDGVVTLSRVADGRRIEVRKNRGVGQIEGDHGAEIRSSGLEVYPRIRPEPSDREFDPTPVGSGIPELDKMVGGGFERGTVTFITGPTGVGKTTLATLYLAQAARQMGKSVIYLFEERIETFEHRCRSLGIPIDELREEGLLSIHVIEPGTLSAEEFAHKVRQEVEEESAETVMIDGVGGYTSVIKGNEDGLDRDLQSLTRYLINREVTVFVTDTTHQVTGLSSATSHKISQISDNIIFISYVEIQSSLRKVIGVLKKRAGGFESSFREFEITTNGVQIGEPLREYSGILHGSPRAGEPPQRDPKSE; from the coding sequence ATGTCGATTAATGACACCCCAATTTCGCAGATAAGCACCGGAGTCGGGGGTCTCGACGAACTATTACGAGGGGGGTTTATCCAGAATCGGATGTATCTGGTCACCGGAGAGCCAGGGACTGCAAAAACGACGCTCGGAATGCACTTTCTCTACGAAGGACTTGCCAACGACGAAACAGTCCTCTATATCCACGGGGAAGAGTCCGCCGAGGAACTCAAAACCAATGCCGCCCAGTTCGGTCTCGATATTAGCGCTGTAGAGTTTCTTGATCTCGGCCCCGATTCGGACTTTTTCACCGAGGATTCGTCATTCGATCTCGTCGATTCCAGTGATATCGATCAAGAATGCTACACCGAGGTGATTCACGAGGCAATCGAAGAAATTGACCCGGAACGGGTGGTCATCGACCCAATCACCCAGCTGCGCTACCTCGAAACTTCCGACTATCATTACCGCAAACGGATCCTCTCGTTCATCCGGTTCCTCAAAAAACGAGGCGTCACAATTCTCGCCACGGCCACTCTAAACACAAATGAAAAAGCTTCCGTAGATATCCGCTCACTGAGTGATGGCGTCGTTACACTGTCTCGTGTCGCCGATGGGCGGCGCATTGAAGTCAGGAAAAACCGGGGTGTCGGCCAAATCGAAGGCGACCACGGGGCCGAAATCCGCTCCAGTGGACTCGAAGTATATCCCCGCATTCGTCCGGAACCGTCTGACCGTGAATTCGATCCGACCCCGGTCGGATCCGGTATCCCCGAGCTCGATAAGATGGTTGGGGGAGGGTTCGAACGTGGGACGGTGACCTTCATCACCGGTCCAACTGGCGTCGGGAAAACCACGCTCGCAACACTGTACCTCGCCCAAGCGGCACGACAGATGGGTAAGTCGGTGATTTATCTCTTCGAGGAACGGATCGAAACGTTCGAACACCGATGCCGATCTCTCGGGATCCCGATTGACGAATTGCGGGAAGAGGGACTCCTCTCAATCCACGTAATCGAACCGGGGACACTCTCCGCCGAAGAGTTCGCCCACAAGGTGCGACAAGAGGTTGAGGAGGAAAGTGCAGAGACGGTTATGATCGATGGCGTGGGCGGCTACACCTCGGTGATCAAGGGCAACGAAGACGGTCTTGACCGAGATCTCCAGTCCCTGACTCGCTATCTTATCAATAGGGAAGTAACCGTCTTCGTTACCGACACAACGCACCAGGTAACAGGCCTCTCATCTGCCACAAGCCACAAGATAAGTCAAATTTCAGACAATATCATATTCATCAGTTACGTGGAAATTCAGAGTTCGCTTCGAAAGGTTATCGGCGTACTCAAAAAACGAGCTGGTGGGTTCGAATCCAGTTTTCGTGAATTCGAAATCACCACAAACGGTGTCCAAATTGGTGAACCCTTAAGGGAATACAGCGGAATCCTTCACGGCTCACCACGGGCCGGCGAACCACCACAACGGGATCCCAAGTCAGAATAA